A window from Salvelinus sp. IW2-2015 linkage group LG5, ASM291031v2, whole genome shotgun sequence encodes these proteins:
- the LOC111964316 gene encoding protein shisa-2-like, producing MRTVRFAVGAFISLIFQVGMTQQRTNGEYCHSWKDAQSNWRGGFHCPERHDQREAAICCGKCELRYCCALKGARLDQGNCNNHEQVLQPGTSDDEKDAKSAVPVYVPFVIVGSVFLAFIFLGSMVAMGVCLSRKQEISQSPDDAAGPQGGSGEQQQEAVPMTVSTGTSCGSTSSLYPPNASQACPTGPTRVHQTLKRQETPTSPQPSMVQPFTMHPSMVFSSLVHPSMLHHSIMHPYMAQMPTLYTSQGESRRLPSPCPPSSYTSTKPRHTEVII from the exons ATGAGGACTGTGCGTTTTGCTGTTGGGGCTTTTATCAGTCTGATTTTCCAAGTGGGCATGACGCAACAGAGGACGAATGGTGAATATTGCCATAGTTGGAAGGACGCTCAATCTAACTGGCGAGGGGGTTTCCATTGTCCGGAGCGCCACGATCAAAGAGAAGCGGCGATCTGTTGTGGAAAGTGTGAGCTGCGCTACTGTTGCGCACTAAAAGGAGCTAGACTGGATCAGGGTAACTGCAACAACCACGAGCAAGTTCTACAGCCTGGCACGTCTGATGACGAGAAAGATGCCAAGAGCGCAG tACCTGTCTATGTCCCCTTTGTGATCGTGGGCTCTGTTTTTCTGGCCTTTATCTTTCTGGGCTCCATGGTGGCCATGGGTGTCTGTCTGAGTCGTAAACAGGAGATCTCCCAAAGCCCAGACGATGCTGCTGGGCCCCAGGGTGGGAGTggagagcagcagcaggaggCTGTACCCATGACTGTGAGTACAGGGACGTCCTGTGGTtccacctcatctctctaccctcccAATGCCAGCCAAGCCTGTCCAACTGGACCCACACGGGTCCACCAAACCTTAAAGAGGCAGGAAACTCCCACCAGCCCACAACCCTCCATGGTCCAACCTTTTACCATGCACCCCTCCATGGTGTTTTCCAGCCTGGTTCACCCCTCCATGCTTCATCATTCCATAATGCATCCTTATATGGCTCAAATGCCTACTCTGTATACCTCACAAGGGGAAAGCCGTCGTCTCCCATCTCCCTGCCCTCCATCCAGCTATACCAGCACTAAACCCAGGCACACTGAAGTGATCATATAA
- the LOC111964300 gene encoding actin-binding protein WASF3-like has protein sequence MPLVKRSIDPRHLCRGALPKGIGSELECVTNNSLSAIIRQLSSLSKHAEDVFGELFSEANTFYLRANGLQDRIDRLAVKVTQLDSTVEEVSLQDINMRKAFKSSTVQDQQVVSNSSTSNPVAEMYNTSDKPPPLSILSAYRDDHTDGMKFYTDPSYFFDLWREKMLQDTEDKRKERRRQREQKRCVDSTLQREVKKVRKARNRRHEWNMMAFDKELRPDHRHPHSLHRGVSSEGSLSPESRYDLPDYPTAPGLPHATSNHTLAHPYQPADIHESVEHEYHSIGVGYREGTLNHTQYPNPLHHPTERMNGTITLPPADYSIMEYYASSGPPPPPPPAPLIPSAQTAFGSPMVSPTPLTGSSGCCPPMLSPPGPHMIPPPPGPPPPVPPAPPQVAGLGDWKRQDTQPVTGTRSDLLSAIRMGIQLKKGQEQQEQQAKREPVGNDVATILSRRIAVDYSDSEDDSELEDNDWSD, from the exons ATGCCCCTGGTCAAGAGGAGCATAGATCCCCGGCACCTCTGCCGCGGGGCGCTGCCCAAGGGGATTGGCAGTGAGCTGGAGTGCGTCACCAACAACAGTCTGTCTGCCATCATACGTCAGCTCAGCAGTCTAA gtAAACATGCAGAGGATGTCTTTGGAGAGTTGTTTAGTGAGGCTAACACCTTTTACCTGCGTGCAAACGGTCTCCAAGACCGCATCGACCGCTTGGCCGTCAAGGTCACCCAGCTGGATTCCACTGTGGAAGAAG TCTCTCTGCAGGACATCAACATGAGGAAGGCATTTAAGAGTTCCACAGTCCAGGACCAGCAGGTGGTGTCCAATAGCAGCACGTCCAACCCTGTGGCAGAGATGTACAACACCAGCGACAAGCCTCCTCCTCTCAGCATCCTCTCTGCCTACAG AGATGACCACACTGATGGGATGAAGTTCTACACAGACCCGTCCTACTTCTTTGACCTGTGGAGAGAGAAGATGCTGCAGGACACGGAGgacaagagaaaggagagaagaagacaacGG gagcaGAAGCGATGTGTTGACAGCACACTTCAGCGTGAGGTGAAGAAGGTTCGTAAAGCCCGAAACCGCCGTCACGAGTGGAACATGATGGCGTTCGACAAAGAGCTCCGCCCAGACCATCGCCACCCTCACTCTCTCCACCGGGGGGTGTCGTCTGAGGGCTCCCTCTCCCCGGAGAGCAG ATATGATCTGCCAGACTACCCAACTGCTCCAGGCCTTCCCCATGCTACATCCAACCACACCCTGGCTCACCCCTACCAGCCTGCAGACATCCATGAGTCTGTAGAGCATGAGTACCACAGCATCGGAGTCGGCTACAGAGAAGGGACTCTCAACCACACACAGTACCCCAACCCTCTGCATCACCCCACTGAGAGAATGAATGGCACTATAACGCTTCCACCTGCAGACTACAG TATAATGGAGTACTATGCCAGTTCTggaccaccacctcctcctcccccagcccCTCTTATCCCATCTGCACAGACAGCCTTTGGCTCTCCCATGGTGTCCCCCACCCCACTTACTGGATCCTCAGGCTGTTGTCCCCCAATGCTATCTCCCCCAGGACCCCATATGATTCCACCTCCCCCAGGTCCTCCACCACCAGTCCCTCCCGCTCCCCCCCAAGTGGCAGGACTCGGTGATTGGAAGAGACAGGACACCCAGCCTGTCACTGGTACACGAAGTGACCTTCTGTCAGCTATTCGCATGG GTATCCAGCTGAAGAAGGGGcaggagcagcaggagcagcaggcCAAGCGGGAGCCTGTGGGGAACGACGTGGCCACCATCCTGTCCCGACGCATCGCAGTGGACTACAGCGACTCAGAGGACGACTCCGAACTGGAGGACAACGACTGGTCAGACTGA